A genomic region of Cannabis sativa cultivar Pink pepper isolate KNU-18-1 chromosome 1, ASM2916894v1, whole genome shotgun sequence contains the following coding sequences:
- the LOC115707455 gene encoding cysteine-rich receptor-like protein kinase 44 isoform X2 — MDQSDGLKIEAASGGSLRKYATGQTKAPDFLTIYALVQCTPDLPQQQCINCLDYVYSRIPNCCSGKVGGRVVGPTCSVRYEKYLFYGSPYDPRPPSQKAPAPSNNTINNATEGQKSSHKSRNIIIAVVATVAGVVLIIFFLVCLRLRKSKKNVQAIETYEPVDEIESAESLQYNFETIKVATDQFSEDNKLGQGGFGAVYKGRLANGQDIAVKRLSRGSGQGDLEFKNEVMLVAKLQHRNLVRLLGFSLESSERLLVYEFVQNASLDHFIFDPIKRVTLDWDRRYKIIGGVARGLLYLHEDSRLRIIHRDLKASNILLDEEMNPKIADFGMARLFVVDQTQGNTSRIVGTYGYMAPEYAMHGHFSPKSDVFSFGVLILEIVSGQKNNSFRQGEYIEDLLSYTWRIYREGNTSKMVDPLMRVGSASEVMRCIHIGLLCVQENIENRPTMNAIVLMLNSNSLSLPLPSEPAFFMRSNTGSHMSFGSDFNSRETTKSSNHSKNECINDSSITELFPR, encoded by the exons atggatcaatcag ATGGCTTGAAAATCGAAGCAGCTTCTGGAGGCTCTCTTCGTAAGTACGCCACGGGACAAACAAAGGCTCCTGACTTTTTAACCATTTATGCACTTGTTCAGTGTACCCCAGACTTGCCCCAGCAACAATGTATTAACTGCTTGGACTACGTGTACAGTCGTATTCCCAATTGCTGTTCTGGGAAAGTAGGAGGCAGAGTTGTTGGCCCGACTTGTAGTGTAAGGTATGAGAAATACCTCTTCTATGGATCTCCATATGATCCGCGACCTCCATCCCAGAAAGCGCCGGCGCCATCTAATAACACCATAAACAATGCTACAGAAG GACAAAAGAGTAGTCACAAGTCTAGAAATATTATCATTGCTGTTGTGGCCACGGTTGCCGGTGTGGTACTAATCATCTTCTTCCTTGTGTGTTTGAGATTAAGGaagtcaaagaaaaatgtacAAG CTATAGAAACATACGAACCAGTTGATGAAATTGAAAGTGCCGAGTCGTTGCAGTACAATTTCGAAACCATTAAAGTTGCAACGGATCAGTTTTCTGAGGATAATAAGCTTGGACAAGGTGGTTTTGGTGCGGTTTATAAG GGGAGACTTGCCAATGGACAAGACATAGCAGTAAAACGGTTGTCTAGGGGTTCAGGGCAAGGAGATCTGGAATTCAAGAATGAGGTAATGCTAGTTGCCAAGCTGCAACACCGCAATCTTGTTAGGCTTCTCGGTTTCAGCTTGGAATCAAGTGAAAGGCTTCTTGTCTATGAGTTTGTACAAAACGCAAGCCTTGATCATTTCATATTTG ATCCAATAAAGCGTGTCACTTTGGATTGGGATAGGCGTTACAAAATAATAGGAGGCGTCGCTAGAGGACTTCTTTACCTTCATGAAGATTCTCGTTTGAGAATTATCCATCGAGATCTTAAAGCTAGTAACATCTTGCTAGATGAAGAAATGAACCCTAAAATTGCAGACTTTGGAATGGCAAGACTTTTTGTTGTGGATCAAACTCAAGGCAATACAAGTCGTATAGTGGGAACATA TGGATACATGGCTCCGGAATATGCGATGCATGGACATTTTTCACCCAAATCTGATGTATTCAGTTTTGgtgttttaattttagaaatagtAAGCGGtcagaaaaataattctttccgTCAAGGCGAATATATAGAAGACCTTTTAAGCTAC ACATGGAGAATATATAGAGAAGGAAACACTTCAAAGATGGTTGATCCATTAATGAGAGTTGGGTCAGCATCTGAAGTAATGAGATGCATTCATATAGGACTATTGTGTGTCCAAGAAAATATAGAAAATCGACCAACTATGAATGCTATTGTGCTCATGCTAAATAGTAATTCCCTTTCTCTTCCACTGCCCTCCGAACCGGCATTCTTTATGCGTAGCAACACTGGATCACATATGTCATTTGGATCCGATTTCAATTCAAGAGAGACTACTAAATCATCAAATCATTCAAAAAACGAATGTATAAATGATTCTTCAATTACTGAACTCTTTCCTCGGTAA
- the LOC133034599 gene encoding putative cysteine-rich receptor-like protein kinase 20, with amino-acid sequence MAKISLLISLLLCNIFLLVAQQTTAQQPSFLFQFCLNDKGNYTLNSTYEANLIHLLTTLPTSQNDNGYGFYNVSYGKGSDQVYAVGLCRGDATPDICRSCLNDSMHVLTDICPNQKEAVGWYDNCMLRYSNRSMLGTPDTTSLFRMANPENVSSSNVKQKCGATDYLKHFDKRGITLGFCS; translated from the exons ATGGCGAAAATTTCGTTACTCATCTCTCTTCTTCTGTGTAATATATTCCTTCTAGTTGCTCAACAAACCACAGCCCAACAGCCAAGCTTCTTATTCCAATTTTGTCTAAACGACAAAGGTAACTACACCCTCAACAGTACCTACGAAGCAAACCTCATTCACCTCCTCACAACACTTCCCACCTCCCAAAACGACAACGGTTACGGCTTTTACAATGTCTCCTACGGCAAAGGCTCAGACCAAGTTTATGCAGTTGGATTATGCCGTGGAGACGCCACACCCGATATCTGCCGAAGTTGCCTCAACGACTCCATGCATGTCCTCACAGATATCTGCCCGAACCAGAAGGAGGCAGTAGGATGGTACGACAACTGCATGTTGCGCTACTCCAATAGGTCCATGTTGGGCACTCCTGACACTACCTCATTATTCCGCATGGCCAACCCCGAGAACGTGTCGTCTTCTAAC gtgaagcagaagtgtggggcAACGGATTATTTGAAGCACTTTGATAAGCGAGGCATTACattagggttttgtagctaa
- the LOC133028980 gene encoding cysteine-rich receptor-like protein kinase 44, with translation MAKISLLISVLVCNIFLLVAKQATAQRPRYFYQFCQNSKGNYTLNSTYQANLNHLLTTLPTSQNDNGYGFYNLSYGKGSDQVYAVGLCRGDTTPDFCRSCLNNSTQVLKDICPNQKEVIGGYDSCLILRYSNRSMLGIPETTPRFCLFNTENVSSSNVEEHFDNLSTLLNGLKSEAASGGSLRKYATGNAKAPGFLTIYALVQCTPDLSEQQCINCLNNVYEQIPTCCSGKVGCRVIVPSCSVRYEKDLFYGSPNNAPPPSPEVTTGPTNNTINNATEGQKSSDKTRIIIAVVATIAGVALIIIFAVCLSLRKSKKKVQALKTYEPVDEIDSAESLQYNFETIKVATDQFSEDNKLGQGGFGPVYKGRLANGQDIAVKRLCRGSGQGDLEFKNEVMLVAKLQHRNLVRLLGFSLESSERLLVYEFVQNASLDHFIFDPIKRATLDWDRRYKIIGGVARGLLYLHEDSRLRIIHRDLKASNILLDEEMNPKIADFGMARLFVVDQTQGNTSRIVGTYGYMAPEYAMHGQFSAKSDVFSFGVLILEIVSGQKNNSFRQGENIEDLLRYTWRIWREQNTSKMVDPLMRVGSGSEVMRCIHIGLLCVQENIANRPTMNAIVLMLNSNSLSLPLPSEPAFFMRSNTGSHMSFGSDFNSRETTKSSNHSKSESINEASITEPFPR, from the exons ATGGCGAAAATTTCTTTACTCATCTCTGTTCTTGTGTGTAATATATTCCTTCTAGTTGCCAAACAAGCCACAGCCCAACGGCCCAGATACTTTTATCAATTTTGTCAAAACAGCAAAGGTAACTACACCCTCAACAGTACCTACCAAGCGAACCTCAATCACCTCCTCACAACACTTCCCACCTCCCAAAACGACAATGGTTACGGCTTTTACAATCTCTCCTACGGCAAAGGCTCAGACCAAGTTTACGCAGTTGGACTCTGCCGCGGAGACACCACACCCGATTTCTGCCGGAGTTGCCTCAACAACTCCACGCAAGTCCTCAAAGACATCTGCCCGAACCAGAAGGAGGTAATAGGTGGGTACGACAGCTGCCTGATCTTACGCTACTCGAATAGGTCCATGTTGGGAATTCCTGAGACTACCCCAAGATTCTGCTTGTTTAACACCGAAAACGTGTCGTCTTCTAACGTTGAAGAGCATTTTGATAATCTTAGCACTTTATTGAATGGCTTGAAAAGCGAAGCCGCTTCAGGAGGATCTCTTCGTAAGTACGCCACGGGAAATGCCAAGGCTCCAGGGTTTTTAACAATTTATGCACTCGTACAGTGCACCCCAGACTTGTCCGAGCAACAATGTATCAATTGTTTGAATAATGTGTACGAACAAATTCCGACATGTTGTTCTGGGAAAGTAGGATGCAGAGTTATTGTCCCGAGTTGTAGTGTAAGGTATGAGAAAGACTTGTTTTATGGATCTCCAAATAACGCGCCGCCTCCATCCCCAGAAGTAACGACGGGGCCGACTAATAACACCATTAACAATGCTACAGAAG GACAAAAGAGTAGTGACAAGACAAGAATTATTATTGCTGTCGTGGCCACCATTGCCGGCGTGGCACTAATCATCATTTTCGCCGTGTGTTTAAGCTTaaggaaatcaaagaaaaaagtTCAAG CTCTAAAAACATACGAACCAGTTGATGAAATAGATAGTGCGGAGTCCTTACAGTACAATTTTGAAACCATTAAAGTTGCAACGGATCAGTTTTCTGAGGATAATAAGCTTGGACAAGGTGGTTTTGGTCCGGTTTATAAG GGGAGACTTGCCAATGGACAAGACATAGCAGTAAAACGGTTGTGTAGGGGTTCAGGGCAAGGAGATCTGGAATTCAAGAATGAGGTAATGCTAGTTGCCAAGCTGCAACACCGCAATCTTGTTAGGCTTCTTGGTTTCAGCTTGGAATCAAGTGAAAGGCTTCTTGTCTATGAGTTTGTCCAAAACGCAAGCCTTGATCATTTCATATTTG ATCCAATAAAGCGTGCAACTTTGGATTGGGATAGGCGTTACAAAATAATAGGAGGCGTAGCTCGAGGACTTCTTTACCTTCATGAAGATTCTCGTTTGAGAATTATCCATCGAGATCTCAAGGCTAGTAACATCTTGCTAGATGAAGAAATGAACCCTAAAATTGCAGACTTTGGAATGGCAAGACTTTTTGTTGTAGATCAAACTCAAGGCAATACAAGTCGTATAGTGGGAACATA TGGATACATGGCACCGGAATATGCGATGCATGGACAATTTTCAGCCAAATCTGATGTATTCAGTTTTGgtgttttaattttagaaatagtAAGCGGtcagaaaaataattctttccgTCAAGGCGAGAATATAGAAGATCTTTTAAGATAC ACGTGGAGAATATGGAGAGAGCAAAATACTTCAAAGATGGTTGATCCCTTAATGAGAGTTGGGTCAGGATCTGAAGTAATGAGATGCATTCATATAGGACTGTTGTGCGTCCAAGAAAACATAGCAAATCGACCAACTATGAATGCTATTGTGCTCATGCTAAACAGTAACTCCCTTTCTCTTCCACTGCCCTCTGAGCCAGCATTCTTCATGCGTAGCAACACTGGATCACATATGTCATTTGGATCCGATTTCAATTCAAGAGAGACTACTAAATCATCAAATCATTCAAAAAGTGAATCTATTAATGAGGCTTCAATTACTGAACCCTTTCCTCGATAA
- the LOC115707458 gene encoding cysteine-rich receptor-like protein kinase 44 — protein sequence MAKMSLLISVLVGNIFLLVAQQATAQPPSFLYHFCLNDKGNYTLNSTYQANLNHLLTTLPTSQNDNGYGFYNVSYGKGSDKVYAVGLCRGDATPDVCRNCLNDSTHVLTDICPNQKEAVGWYDNCMLRYSNRSMSGTPDTTQIFYMWNIQNVSSSNVKEYFDDLSTLLDGLKREAASGGSLRKYATGQVKAPEFLTIYALVQCTPDLSENQCINCLDNVYGQIPNCCSGKVGGRVIGPSCSVRYEKNLFYGSPNNAPPPSPEVTTGPINNTINNATEGQKSSDKTRIIIIAVVATVAGVALIIFFAVCLSLRKSKKKVQDLKIYEPVDEMESAESLQYNFETIKVATDQFSEDNKLGQGGFGAVYKGRLANGQDIAVKRLSRGSGQGDLEFKNEVMLVAKLQHRNLVRLLGFSLESSERLLVYEFVQNASLDHFIFDPIKRATLDWDRRYKIIGGVARGLLYLHEDSRLTIIHRDLKASNILLDEEMNPKIADFGMARLFVVDQTQGNTSRIVGTYGYMAPEYAMHGQFSAKSDVFSFGVLILEIVSGQKNNSFRQGEYVEDLLSYTWRIWREGNTSKMVDPLMRVGSASDVMRCIHIGLLCVQENIANRPTMNAIVLMLNSNSLSLPLPSEPAFFMHSNTGSHMSFGSDFNSRETTKSSNHSKSESINEASITEPFPR from the exons ATGGCGAAAATGTCGTTACTGATCTCTGTTCTTGTGGGTAATATATTCCTTCTAGTTGCTCAACAAGCCACAGCCCAACCGCCAAGCTTCTTATACCACTTTTGTCTAAACGACAAAGGTAACTACACCCTCAACAGTACCTACCAAGCAAACCTCAATCACCTCCTCACAACACTTCCCACCTCCCAAAACGACAACGGTTACGGCTTTTACAATGTCTCCTACGGCAAAGGCTCAGACAAAGTTTATGCAGTTGGACTATGCCGTGGAGACGCCACACCCGATGTCTGCCGAAATTGCCTCAACGACTCCACGCATGTCCTCACAGACATCTGCCCCAACCAGAAGGAGGCAGTAGGATGGTACGACAACTGCATGTTACGCTACTCCAATAGGTCCATGTCGGGAACTCCTGACACTACCCAAATATTCTACATGTGGAACATCCAAAACGTGTCGTCTTCTAACGTTAAGGAGTATTTTGATGATCTTAGCACTTTATTAGATGGCTTGAAAAGAGAAGCCGCTTCAGGAGGATCTCTTCGTAAGTACGCCACGGGACAAGTAAAGGCTCCAGAGTTTTTAACCATTTACGCACTCGTACAGTGCACCCCAGACTTGTCCGAAAACCAGTGTATCAATTGTTTGGATAACGTTTACGGTCAAATTCCAAATTGTTGTTCTGGGAAAGTAGGAGGTAGAGTTATTGGCCCGAGTTGTAGTGTAAGGTATGAGAAAAACTTGTTTTATGGATCTCCAAATAACGCGCCGCCTCCATCCCCAGAAGTAACGACGGGGCCGATTAATAACACCATTAACAATGCTACAGAAG GACAAAAGAGTAGTGACAAGActagaattattattattgctgtCGTGGCCACCGTTGCCGGCGTGGCACTAATCATCTTCTTCGCAGTGTGTTTAAGCTTaaggaaatcaaagaaaaaagtTCAAG ATCTAAAAATATACGAACCAGTTGACGAAATGGAAAGTGCGGAGTCCTTGCAGTACAATTTCGAAACCATTAAAGTTGCAACGGATCAATTTTCGGAGGATAATAAGCTCGGACAAGGTGGTTTTGGTGCGGTTTATAAG GGGAGACTTGCCAATGGACAAGACATAGCAGTAAAACGTTTATCTAGGGGTTCAGGGCAAGGAGATCTGGAATTCAAGAATGAGGTAATGCTAGTGGCCAAGCTGCAACACCGCAATCTTGTTAGGCTTCTTGGTTTCAGCTTGGAATCAAGTGAAAGGCTTCTTGTCTATGAGTTTGTCCAAAACGCAAGCCTTGATCATTTCATATTCG ATCCAATAAAGCGTGCCACTTTGGATTGGGATAGGCGTTACAAAATAATAGGAGGTGTAGCTCGAGGACTTCTTTACCTTCATGAAGATTCACGTTTGACAATTATCCATCGAGATCTCAAAGCTAGTAACATCTTGCTAGATGAAGAAATGAACCCTAAAATTGCAGACTTTGGAATGGCAAGACTTTTTGTTGTTGATCAAACTCAAGGCAATACAAGTCGTATAGTGGGAACATA TGGATACATGGCACCGGAATATGCGATGCATGGACAATTTTCAGCCAAATCTGATGTATTCAGTTTTGgtgttttaattttagaaatagtAAGCGGtcagaaaaataattctttccgTCAAGGCGAATATGTAGAAGACCTTTTAAGCTAC ACGTGGAGAATATGGAGAGAAGGAAACACTTCAAAGATGGTTGATCCATTAATGAGAGTTGGGTCAGCATCTGATGTAATGAGATGCATTCATATAGGACTATTGTGTGTCCAAGAAAACATAGCAAATCGACCAACTATGAATGCTATTGTGCTCATGCTAAACAGTAACTCCCTTTCTCTTCCACTGCCCTCTGAGCCAGCATTCTTCATGCATAGCAACACTGGATCACATATGTCATTTGGATCCGATTTCAATTCAAGAGAGACTACTAAATCATCAAATCATTCAAAAAGTGAATCTATTAATGAGGCTTCTATTACTGAACCCTTTCCTCGATAA